In Schizosaccharomyces osmophilus chromosome 2, complete sequence, the following proteins share a genomic window:
- the ckb2 gene encoding CK2 regulatory subunit beta isoform 2, Ckb2: MSVRNIVTLSHNPAITYSTKDDDFIEDPTPSPVTENVPWISWFCSRPGREYFVEVRDDFIEDLFNLTGLNLAVPFYNEALDLILDRNNPETLKKLDMGVVETSAQILYGLIHQRYIITRMGLHQMAEKYSTGIFGCCPRVNCCYTHVLPAGRSDVVGRMPVVLFCPNCLDLYAPSSSKYKNIDGSFFGTTFPHLFFETYPELNPKRAIPCGNIYQPRIYGFKVSEFSKTGPRMQWLRMYLTDSSDSDSESEIESESESD; this comes from the coding sequence ATGTCAGTGAGAAACATTGTGACCCTAAGTCATAATCCGGCTATCACATATAGCACAAAAGACGACGATTTTATTGAAGATCCTACACCATCGCCTGTTACTGAAAACGTTCCTTGGATCTCTTGGTTCTGCTCTCGACCAGGTCGAGAATATTTTGTCGAGGTTCGAGATGACTTTATTGAAGACTTGTTTAATTTGACTGGCCTTAATCTTGCTGTACCCTTTTATAATGAAGCTCTGGATCTTATTCTTGATAGGAATAATCCTGAAACTCTAAAAAAGCTCGATATGGGCGTGGTTGAAACAAGTGCACAGATTCTTTATGGTCTAATACATCAACGCTATATCATTACCCGAATGGGCTTACATCAAATGGCCGAGAAATATAGTACGGGTATCTTTGGTTGTTGCCCTCGGGTAAATTGTTGTTATACACACGTTCTTCCTGCCGGCCGGTCCGATGTGGTTGGAAGAATGCCTGTTGTATTATTTTGTCCAAACTGCCTAGACTTATACGCACCATCTAGCtccaaatataaaaatattgaTGGATCCTTTTTTGGTACAACATTCCCTCATCTGTTCTTTGAAACCTACCCTGAACTCAACCCGAAAAGGGCTATTCCATGCGGTAATATCTATCAGCCCAGAATTTACGGATTCAAGGTTAGTGAATTCAGTAAAACGGGTCCTCGAATGCAATGGCTACGCATGTATTTGACCGATAGTAGTGATAGTGATAGTGAAAGTGAAATTGAAAGCGAAAGCGAAAGTGATTAA
- a CDS encoding ER membrane chaperone for multipass membrane protein, translating into MVRKVLMSVLAFISGALATDESSEESHTTEEFIDTENSGMLRKVHWQDFKIELIVLSVFALYVVSFITKKRKNADFASRWYNSLQTLLRNQFSQYGPGRNMSPVIDVSPTEYSSYLTGRVNVKNVYTTLQLFPRQDLFTYGINQLVEIFMGNVMSPVLPAADRFQLILNLGNHAKPWQPFVFAIVRKDCMRILRETRFDLSFTRISSHPLLPETHVLMSENLECTERVLNLPQFLPSLQSSMKNLEYLIVTDQPAAAPANEKEYMEQPRIDASMRVDNVGTFNELENPQANDLLNTLLLIADNTSKFQWRPEITKKLTSSRKLALEEVVHASAAAKAAKSKKSTASDVSNLSESEQKKRVDKERQRKIKKRSKRA; encoded by the coding sequence ATGGTTAGAAAAGTATTGATGTCAGTTTTAGCATTCATTTCTGGTGCTTTGGCAACAGATGAGAGCTCGGAAGAGTCACATACAACTGAGGAATTTATTGACACTGAAAATTCTGGAATGCTTAGAAAGGTCCACTGGCAAGACTTCAAAATTGAGTTGATCGTTTTGTCTGTGTTTGCCTTGTACGTTGTTTCATTTATCACCAAAAAACGCAAAAATGCCGATTTTGCTTCTCGTTGGTACAACTCTTTGCAAACCCTGCTTCGTAATCAATTTTCTCAATATGGTCCAGGAAGAAACATGTCTCCCGTTATTGATGTCTCTCCTACAGAGTACTCGTCATACCTCACCGGTAGAGTAAATGTAAAAAACGTCTACACTACTTTGCAACTCTTTCCTCGTCAGGACCTGTTTACTTATGGTATAAACCAGCTTGTTGAAATATTTATGGGAAATGTAATGTCTCCAGTACTTCCCGCTGCCGATCGCTTCCAGCTAATACTTAACCTTGGCAATCATGCCAAGCCCTGGCAACCATTCGTGTTTGCCATTGTGCGTAAGGATTGCATGCGTATTCTCCGAGAGACTAGATTCGATCTTAGCTTTACTAGAATCTCTTCTCATCCATTGCTTCCTGAAACCCACGTTCTAATGTCCGAAAATCTTGAATGTACCGAACGCGTCCTTAACCTTCCTCAATTCCTTCCTTCCCTTCAATCTTCCATGAAGAACCTCGAGTACCTCATCGTTACTGATCAGCCGGCTGCTGCCCctgcaaatgaaaaagagtaTATGGAACAACCTCGTATCGATGCCTCGATGCGTGTCGACAACGTAGGCACTTTTAATGAGCTTGAAAATCCCCAGGCTAATGATCTACTTAACACTTTATTATTGATTGCTGATAATACGTCTAAATTCCAATGGCGACCTGAAATTACTAAAAAATTGACTTCCTCTCGCAAGTTGGCCCTTGAAGAAGTAGTCCATGCTTCTGCTGCTGCGAAAGCCgccaaaagcaaaaagtcCACCGCTTCTGACGTTTCCAATCTGTCTGAAAGCGAACAGAAGAAGCGCGTGGATAAAGAACGTCAACGCAAAATCAAGAAGCGTAGTAAGCGTGCCTAG
- the cyb502 gene encoding cytochrome b5 Cyb502, whose translation MSNRVFEAEEVVEHNSPKDLYMVFEGKVYDVTSFAEDHPGGLDILLDYGGQDCTKSYRDVGHSAAADELLQEMYIGDLKPGAEERLLELRQPRTEESDAPSILLILALIIVPAVAVIGYMKFKG comes from the exons ATGTCGAACAGAGTTTTCGAGGCCGAAGAAGTCGTGGAACACAACTCTCCAAAGGACTTGTATATGGtctttgaaggaaaagtaTACGATGTAACTTCATTTGCAGAGGACCATCCTGGTGGTTTAGACATCTTGCTAGATTACGGTG GCCAAGACTGTACCAAGTCATACCGCGATGTAGGTCATTCGGCTGCTGCTGATGAGTTATTGCAAGAAATGTATATTGGTGACTTGAAACCTGGAGCAGAAGAAAGGCTTCTGGAATTGAGACAACCTCGTACTGAGGAAAGTGACGCTCCTTC TATATTATTGATCCTTGCTTTGATTATCGTTCCTGCAGTAGCCGTAATTGGCTATATGAAATTCAAGGGTTAA
- the lam1 gene encoding Ragulator complex subunit, LAMTOR1-like protein, with translation MGNCCSHFGSSDEIDEVTPLLPNEGIQRTAPTAEADMSLRKRQKEEELESKVYEDAKNKFIDVFSMRLRTEPLERTQDESTYEELMDQMNSLDLAPEYETSTPTDQDREFIQKKLDLFLREIKSMKFDTDMIRGKMIVNLSKVKPTMSESPS, from the exons atggGAAATTGCTGCTCACATTTTGGCAGTTCTGATGAG ATTGATGAAGTTACTCCGCTTCTCCCTAATGAAGG AATTCAAAGAACTGCCCCTACTGCTGAAGCAGATATGAGCTTGAGGAAacgacaaaaagaagaagaactaGAAAGCAAAGTTTACGAAGATGCAAA GAATAAATTCATTGACGTATTTTCTATGCGACTAAGGACGGAGCCTCTTGAAAGAACTCAGGATGAAAGCACTTATGA GGAGTTGATGGATCAAATGAACTCGTTGGATTTAGCGCCGGAATATGAAACGAGTACACCGACAGATCAAGATCGAGAGTTTATCCAAAAGAAGCTAGACCTCTTTCTTCGGGAGATTAAGAGTATGAAGTTTGACACAGACATGATTCGAGGAAAAATGATTGTGAACTTGTCCAAAGTGAAGCCGACAATGAGTGAAAGTCCTTCTTAG
- the orc1 gene encoding origin recognition complex subunit Orc1, which translates to MGRRKSLRSQILIRHLPQEEADSNDESDSSDIDEEQTYGIWTEKPFQTEAGRSYYRKLQRDGIIYRLGDDITVNDGDSSFYVGVITELYDKAITKHSGEKYYEAIWYSRAVAKRMEIKPEYLLPDRHVNEVYLSCGRDENPTSSIIEHCNIYSKEEFFKRFPQGIPPKKKDDFARNFFVDRGVHLKFNKYTEPLNWSEYSHNLDKIEDLLVEMEETLRLPKKKTSSRGRGRGRPKKRSVSEDVEGDNDDYNLMKEEEIPSSDDASSVVSSSDEEYEVPRTPKRRIKRSRTTPSSAMSTPRRTGYKQPLQITPLPLRMLSMKEFQNSPHRKARAMLHVSAIPNTLQCRDNEFTTIFTNLESAIEEETGGCLYISGTPGTGKTATVHEVVWNLQEMAREGQLAEFTFCEINGMKVTNANQAYSSLWESLTGERVTPLHAMELLDNRFNHPSPNRCSCVVLMDELDQLVTNNQKVLYNFFNWPSLPHSRLIVIAVANTMDLPERILSNRISSRLGLSRVPFEPYTHNQLETIIASRLEEVKDEELFSSDAIRFAARKVAAVSGDARRALDICRRSSELAEGKNGKVTPILIHQAITEMTASPLQRVLRDLSFMQKVFLCAIVNRMRRSGFAESYVYEVVEEVDRLVKSMTSTDAAEFGQLIQRRPEFHYILSSLGETGVLYVENKSSRNARVRLAIADDEIKLAFSGDTELKGIA; encoded by the exons ATGGGCCGTAGAAAATCATTAAGAAGCCAAATTTTAATTCGTCATTTACCtcaagaagaagctgaTTCAAATGATGAATCAGATAGCAGCGACATTGATGAAGAACAGACGTATGGTATATGGACTGAAAAACCATTTCAAACTGAGGCAGGACGATCTTATTACCGGAAATTACAGAGAGATGGCATTATATACCGTTTAGGTGATGATATTACTGTAAACGATGGGGATTCTAGCTTCTATGTTGGTGTTATTACAGAGTTATACGACAAAGCGATCACTAAACATTCGGGAGAGAAATACTATGAAGCTATATGGTATAGCAGAGCAGTTGCAAAACGCATGGAAATCAAACCAGAGTACTTATTACCAGACCGCCATGTGAATGAAGTATACCTGTCGTGCGGACGAGATGAAAATCCGACGTCGAGCATTATAGAACATTGCAATATCTATTCTAAAGAggaatttttcaaaaggttCCCACAAGGGATTCCACCGAAGAAAAAGGACGACTTTGCtcgaaatttttttgttgataGAGGAGTTCACTTAAAATTCAACAAGTATACCGAACCCCTCAATTGGTCAGAATATTCTCATAATTTAGACAAAATAGAAGACTTGCTGGTTGAGATGGAAGAAACGCTTAGATTaccgaagaagaagacgagTTCTAGAGGCAGAGGCAGAGGTCGGCCAAAGAAAAGATCAGTCTCAGAAGATGTTGAAGGAGATAATGATGACTATAATCTaatgaaggaagaagaaattccaTCTTCTGATGATGCTTCCTCCGTAGTATCTTCGTCCGATGAAGAGTATGAAGTACCCAGAACTCCTAAAAGAAGGATTAAGCGGTCAAGGACTACGCCAAGCAGCGCAATGTCTACACCAAGAAGAAC TGGCTATAAGCAACCTCTACAGATCACCCCCCTTCCACTACGAATGTTATcgatgaaagaatttcaaaattcgCCTCATAGAAAAGCGAGAGCCATGCTACATGTGTCAGCGATTCCTAACACTCTTCAATGCAGAGACAATGAATTTACTACCATCTTCACTAATTTGGAAAGTGCAATCGAGGAAGAAACTGGTGGATGCTTATACATTTCTGGAACACCAGGCACTGGAAAAACCGCTACTGTACATGAAGTTGTATGGAATTTGCAAGAAATGGCCAGAGAAGGGCAGCTAGCAGAATTCACGTTCTGTGAAATTAATGGAATGAAGGTAACGAACGCGAATCAGGCATATTCATCATTATGGGAATCCCTGACTGGCGAACGTGTGACACCTCTTCATGCTATGGAATTACTAGATAACCGCTTCAACCATCCATCGCCAAATCGATGTTCATGCGTTGTTTTGATGGATGAGTTGGACCAACTAGTAACGAATAATCAAAAAGTGttatataatttctttaattggCCTTCTCTTCCTCATTCACGGCTTATTGTTATTGCTGTAGCTAATACGATGGATCTTCCTGAACGAATCTTGTCGAACCGCATATCCTCCCGTTTAGGTCTTTCAAGAGTGCCATTTGAACCTTATACCCATAACCAATTAGAAACTATTATAGCTTCCCGTCTGGAAGAAgtaaaagatgaagaacTGTTTTCTTCTGATGCTATTCGATTTGCTGCAAGAAAAGTGGCTGCTGTCAGCGGAGACGCCCGTCGAGCTTTGGATATTTGTCGGAGATCCTCAGAATTAGCAGAAGgcaaaaatggaaaagttACCCCTATATTAATTCATCAAGCTATAACGGAAATGACTGCTTCTCCACTCCAGCGTGTTTTGCGagatttatcttttatgcaaaaagtatttttatGTGCCATTGTTAACCGCATGCGTCGTTCAGGGTTTGCGGAATCTTACGTCTACGAAGTAGTTGAAGAAGTGGATCGTTTGGTAAAATCAATGACTAGCACAGATGCAGCCGAGTTTGGTCAACTTATACAACGTCGTCCAGAATTTCACTATATTTTAAGCAGCCTAGGTGAAACCGGCGTTTTATAcgttgaaaataaaagcagtAGAAATGCTCGTGTTCGTCTTGCCATAGCGGATGATGAGATAAAACTTGCTTTCAGTGGAGACACGGAACTTAAAGGCATAGCATAA